The following nucleotide sequence is from bacterium.
TCTTTGTTTCTATATCCAAGGCACCATTTATGTTTATTCTTTGACGACCACTATTACTTAAGGTAATCATATCTTTTCCCTTTTCTATCCAGCCCCACCCTGGCATTGAGTTATATTGGGGGTGAACGGCATCTATGAAGTATATCTTATCATCTTTTTCCTTATTGGCTTTTAGTTCCTCATATTTCTTAACAAATGCTTCTTGTTTTTCTTTATTAGCCTTACAGGGAACTAATCGGGTTTTCTTGTATACAAATCCTAATCTATGTAAAAGATGAACCATTCCAACAGAGGTATATTTGATTCCAAATCTTTGTTTAACAATCTCACATATCCCCTTTGCCGACCTTATTAAATGCTTCTTTAGATGGCTTTTTAATTCTTCTTCTTGGGCTAAAGACAACTTTCCAGAATAGCCATTATAATTTACATCCAATAGCTTATCTATTCCCTTTTCCTGGTATATCTTCTTGTAATTGTTTATACTTACCTCATCCAAAAGCAACATCTTTTTTATCTCTTTATAGGTAAATCCAAAGTCTAATGCCAAGATACACTTAATACGGTCTGCTAACTTCTTTTCTTTTGTCTTCCTATGCAGACCTTTTAATTTGTTCCTATCCTCATCCTTAAGAAATCCTGCCATTCTATCTATTTATTCGGCATTTTTTACAAATTACTTAAGAGATAATTTTCTTTCTTACTTGAAATTTAATTGATTTTCAGTATAAACAAGATATATTATATCAAAAACGCATCACAAAAAGATAATCTCTTTTTTCCTTTGCAGATTTTTTTGTTAAATACCATCAAAACATTCCATTGTAGAGTTTTAAAGAGATAAAGATTCTAATCTAGTTTCTTAAATTTTGCCAGAGGCATAGTATAGCCATAGTTATCGTATGTGTTTATGAATGTTAAAATAATCTTACAAATGTTAAAATATCTTGATGATGAGGATATAAATCTCATACTTCGTAGAAGTATGAGCAAAAATTGAATTTAATGAATACTTTAGTAATCAAAATAGAGTCAAAAATGGCAAGGGAAGGTAAAGCTTGTATGCGTTTCCCTTCAAAGGGCAAAGCTAATTGCTACCTTCCCTTATTTACTTCCCTCAAAATGGCTAATAGAAGGAAGCTTTTTGCAAATAAGCAAGGATTCATAAATGCCGTGAGGGAAAAACTAAAGGAGGTGAAGAAAGATGCACTCTAAATCTATTCTAAAAGAAGAGCGTAGAGGAGAAGTGGCAATAGGAATTGATTCTTCTAGAACATTCCTAAATGTAGCCATACTTACCCCTCTACAAGAAG
It contains:
- a CDS encoding winged helix-turn-helix domain-containing protein; translated protein: MAGFLKDEDRNKLKGLHRKTKEKKLADRIKCILALDFGFTYKEIKKMLLLDEVSINNYKKIYQEKGIDKLLDVNYNGYSGKLSLAQEEELKSHLKKHLIRSAKGICEIVKQRFGIKYTSVGMVHLLHRLGFVYKKTRLVPCKANKEKQEAFVKKYEELKANKEKDDKIYFIDAVHPQYNSMPGWGWIEKGKDMITLSNSGRQRININGALDIETK